Within Lytechinus pictus isolate F3 Inbred chromosome 7, Lp3.0, whole genome shotgun sequence, the genomic segment CTTGGAATATGTTTTTAGCAGTAGGAAACCCGGCCAAACTAAGTTTGAAGATAGGGAAGTAGGAATTACCTATGGTCATTGGATGGTTGAACATCTTAatagagatggagagagagtaTAAGACAGAAGGGAGTGAAAGAATGAGTCACTGAAACAAGAAGTGAAGAATGtgtatttgtttgaaaaatatgacaGTGGAGAGATAGGTGGGAACAGAATTTGAGAATGAATAGGTCATGGCATGAAAGACGAAgaattaatgtaaaaaaatgatatctgTTTGTTGGAAACTTGTCATCAATACATCTATTCATATGTAGTTGTTTggtcttttttaaaaagtttaaatccCTATACAAGTGCACTTTCGGTGAATTCATATTCGGTGAGGGAACCGGTAGTTGTCTTAGCTATCGCCAGGATGAGTCCAAcacccctaccccccccccccccaccacaaaCAAAAGAACAATGACAAAACAAGAACAATGAAAAGGAAATTCAGAGACTAAACACAAAATAATTGAACGTCAATTTAGTTGACCATTACAGGTTTGAACTACTTTATTTTCTAGTAGTGATTATATCACAGCGATGTACCCTTGGAATTCAGtagaattttgtttcaataatcCGGAGCGGATATTTTGGTAGATAACACCACTTCAATTGTCTCTCACGTAACAAAACGAAATACAAAGTTAACGCCAATAATCTAACGTGGTCGGTCAAAGCAGTGATGCCATTTGAAATCTGTTGCTAAATCAAACAATTAGCTATTTCTAATTGCTactgaattaaaaagaaaaacagaaaaaaatgaaattcatgaaaggcgtacgatatattttttttatttatttattttgaccaGAGAGACCGCCATTATAGGTTTGTTCAATATCCATAATCGAATCTGTTTGGGCAGTTAAACACATTAGTTCATTAAAAtagacaatttttttcaaattccatTATTCTAGTCCCCAATAAAGCCAGTTGAGATTTTGTCTTTGTAAAGTTCAAATAAACGATGTCAAGGCGAAATCGATTGTTATTATATAACTGATTGAAGGTAAATGGATAGTTTGATCCAGTTAGGCTACCTTGTGCTCTACTTATGAAGGTGATTCGATTTTAATGAGATGACATGATATAACATTGACTTGATATCAAATAGGCAAAGAATGTCaccccttttctctctccctttccttACAGCCCCACCCCttctcccactctctctctatCACTACTCCCCTCTCTAATTGATGTGTTGCGGACTGGCAACTTTGTTGCTATGTCAGTAGCCGTTCTTTTACCTCAAGTAGAAATACTAAACATGATTGTCTGCCCAAAGTTGTGGTTTCACAGGCATGAGACCTTATTGAGAGAACAAACATGAATGTAACAAATCCAATAGTTTCATTTTATGCTCAAGATGTTTACCAAAGTTGTTCAGGAGCTCAGAAGTGTCGTCAATCTTTGATTTTAATTCtgcaaaatttaaagaaatgccGTTTTTATATCGTAGGCCTCTCTTTCACAAATCGTTTCGTTGACACGCAACCCATTTATTATGTGTatgggagggtgtgtgtgtgcaagTAATAGACCTACTTTGCCATAAATAAATTACCAGTTATACCACGGTCACATttgatctacggcggccgtacggcgagtcgaaaacagccgttttattcatttttattcaaaccatccatgtatagctggtacaaaaatttTTGAAACGGCTGTttccgactcgccgtacggccgccgtagagtgaatgtgaccaaggtattaagaTCTTGCCCCCGGACACCCAAGTGATGAAAGTAGTCGATTTGTACCCACATATGCACTCACCCACAATAGCATGTCTGTCATTCTATGATTGGAATCCAGCTTGCTTTTATAGTAGCTGTTGCTATGTCGGACTATTGGCAATTATCAGATCGTCAAGGGCAACACCTATTCAAGGGTAGCCTGCATAAAATCGAATGCATTAATTGGCGAGTGTCGTAACAAAAAGAACACGCTGTTCTCTCGGCCTATGAATAGGTTGCATTTGAAAACAAGCTTATAGATAAATAGCACTGCATTGGGTTTCAAGACAAGTATAGAATCTTGTCACTGGCTGTCGGCGAATCCTTGGAAGCCAATAATCTGGTGGTAAGTTAAAAGCGAAATTTACTGTTAACACAGTGGTAAACATCGAGGATCAAGTTTGAAATTAGAGCGAATACGAATGTACAAAGACGGATGATGGCGGGTCAACTGACAAGAGATCGAGGGTAGATGAGGAGGATGTTCGTTTCAGTCATGGCGCTGTTTTTCATCAACTTCTTTGAGATGGGTGTTCTGAAGAGCTTTAGCGTCCTGGTGGACGATCTCGTCATCCAACTCAACACAAATCTTGGTACAATCGGGGCCATCGTCGGAATCTACAACGGCATCACATATGCCCTTGGTAAGTCTTTATTTCAGCCCGTCATGCTGGTTCTATTCTCGAAACGTAGAGACGGCTAATTGCTAATATCTTGTTCATAATCTCTGCATCTTTCGTTCCGATGCGATTTGCAGGCCAAAATCATGTTAttctgaaaatatatttctttgctAGCTTATGAAAAGTGgcatttttaatcatttgtgACAGAAACCAAAATGTGCCATATTGCGGCTGAAATAATTGTAAGACAAGACTCTGTTCTATGCAAGTTTTCTGATCATTTATAACATCATTAAATGAATTGTTATTTAAGTAAAAGTTGTGAATATCAAATGACTTTCTATCATTGATTCGTATTAGAAGATCTCATACCGATAAACACcggtgaatgaaaaataaagctTAATAATTGaccaatttaaaataaatttcttacGTTCTTATGCATTTTACAAATGTGATGGAGTTTTACCTGAAAAAAAACGATAAAAACAGCAAAATACGCATAGGCATCATAATTcttctagaaaaaaaagaagagcacTTCAAACCATTCAAACCATTTAAATAGTATGCAGAAGGCATGTAAATTTCTTATCCTCaatgatcattattttgtatacgaAAGAGCGCAGAGACCAAGCAAGAAAATACGCTATTTcatcatgaaatgaaaatatgtaaaatggAATACAACTGCGATCGTGGCCTTATCCTTAATAAAATATATGTGCATGCATAACCTGTCTGCGAGGAAGTGTAGAGTGTGAGaagaattatttttgtttaatcgAAAGTTAATGGTAAAAGATCTTATTATCCAATaagcaaacatttttttggCATTTTCTGTAATCCAAGAATCTCTCTTTTTCCCTCTCCCGTCTCGTACCTTCGTTTCCTCTCCCCTCCGTTTAGCTACCCTCCTCCCATTCCTAATCCATATACTGGCCTACCCAGCTTCAACGTTCTGCTATACTGAATTGAATGCTCACCATTAATGCGCTTGTTTAAAAAATCTtcaatattcatatgttttttttcctattgTCCATTTCCTGACATAGCACCATTCATCGCACCGTTTGTGAATATAATGAGTGTGCCTCTCATCTCTGTCATCTGTGCAGTGGGTTCGATGTCACTCTGTCTAGCGTATTTAGCTTCCGATGTCATCCAGTTTGGTTCGGTGTGTCTACTCTCTGGTAAATCTCATTTCCTATAAACGTTATAACGTAAAGAGTGGAAGCGTCGTGGAGAAGTGATGCTTACACAAAGAGCTATATGCTGTTACCTCAGACTTTTCCTCTTGAAGTGTACGATTaaacagacaaacaaaaaaggcctgttcatttttattcttaaatGACTGGTCTACATCCTGGTGCTCGCTGCTTGAATTAATACAGTGTCCCACAGTGCGCGGCACCAACTGTTTCactatcaagaaaaaaaaaacagaaaggaaagggaaagagtgaaatatattaatgtattattttcataatatgtCAAAAGCTATCCAAAACTTTTTATTCTATAATTAAGGTAATTTGTTTTTGCTCGCGCGCTCGCATCTTTTAAGAACATTTCTCAAtccgccatatctggcccccgcattttttttgggagggtCATTACATCCTGGGTCCCACCATAATCACATGAATCATATTCATGCTTTTAAAATGCTTATATTAGCATTGTGAATCTGATATCAACAAaatccactatgtgaacacagtGATAACGCTCAAACTGTAGTAATGCCCACAGTGTGAAATTGTCTTCACTTTGTTCAAGTATTTTAATACAGCATCATATCTTCACACGTAGATGTGAACCCACTAcgaacagtggcgtaactacggggggcacgtgccccccccccccccaatcggctggccaaaaaaaacccgggggaaatgagaaaaagagggaaaaagaaagagaaacgtagtggggggAGAAATTATTTGacattatgttatgttataatattgtatatatcatattacataaatattttttcataaatttatcaaaCATGATTTGTTTGGAGCTATGTGTTCATCCTTCCTGGTGtccgcattgtctgtttaatgagatatataatcctgttgtactaaaacatcccgttttcaagtcaatatacaccaaatatatttcctcgcactttgagttattataattgttttatgtagtatATTTTAGTATATACACATAGTAACAGCATTATATAGATTAATGAATATATTATAACAGTGACATGTGCTTCTTTTTAGTGACTTATgattcatgactacttaaagtgattgtccCTTTTAGggctgaatataaaacatttccagtccgtgcttacgttcgcattagtggattggtgaaatatgtctactctacatgaattcataaaaacagtccttaaaatgtcccttttttctggtctgaatatgaaaaaagcagctcgcgcttcgcgctcacatcatttggttagtgaaatacttatggtcttagtgaattcttaaaaacaagccttagaatgtcccttttcagatctgaaatttcaacaattttcagctcgcacttcgcgctcgcaatattttatTAGTGAGATATATGTCATCTCCATGGTTACAATGACAAACAaattcatgactacttaaagtgattgtccCTTTTAGggctgaatataaaacatttccagtccgtgcttacgttcgcattagtgggttggtgagatatgtctactctacatgaattcataaaaacagtccttaaaatgtcccttttttctggtctgaatataaaaaaaagcagctcgcgcttcgcgctcacatcatttggttagtaaaatacttatggtcttagtgaattcttaaaaacaagccttagaatgtcccttttcaggtctgaaatttcaacaattttcagctcgcacttcgcgctcgcaatatttgattagtgagatatatGTCATCTCCATGgttacaattacaaaaaatgtgcttcatgtgtttcgttataattctaacaaaattagCACTATGGTGAGATTAcgagatatgtatgctcttcatgaattccttaaaaataaagtcctcaaaatatccctgtttggggtcaatataaaaaaaaatatttcagatcgcgctacgcgctcgtaTTAGTTGTTTACTGACAGGTATGTATCGTACGCCACTGACCACACGATGTGATTCTGTGTTCTTTTAATATAATTTAGTAAGAGGGGACCCGCAACAAAGTTACTTAATTTACAGGCCGAACTGTAGTCAGTatgatagcaataataataatattgataataatgataataatgataacgttttatttacccagtgtagccacttcagttaagAAACTGCTCtgccagcgggccctgcataacatcatttgttattattacccttctccaatctaaatgctgagcgcctagcaaaAAGGCAGAAGGTctcatttttataaatatttggtATGACTTGGtcgaggatcgaacccacgacctcccgttctccttaagtgagaaaaaaatagaaaataactTGTAGTCATAACATTATGTTCACGTGTAATATGAGAAGGGATGAAAATTATAGTGTATTAACCACAGTGTAGTAAACTCCTCGCCGATAGTTAACCCAGTCAACACGATTTAAGATCGTTCAAGAGGCGTATTTCATAAGGTTGTTTGGAGTATTAATCTATCATAAACAAATTGTATAAATATTCTTGTGATACAATAcatacctctctctctctcgctctctctgtTAGGAATTTGTTACTCAGTCGTCCGTCTGGGAGGAGTGATCCTCTTCTACAAAAATGTACGTAGGAACTTCTCCATCACGTTTGGCATCGCAGACACCGGCAACGCCATCGGAATGATGACTGTACCCATTCTGACCGAATTCTTTCTAGAGACCTATGGTTGGAATGGTACCATTCTTCTGCTTGGTGGGCTTCTCTTCCAGAACTCCATCTTCCTACTACTCATGAGGGAACGTCCTCTAGAACCccatgacgacgacgacgacaacTCTGAAATGCAAGAGACGAGGGTTGATTCCGAAGCAGAAGATGATGTCTTTGATGAGGACGACGACCTACTTCAGCGAAGTCTTGACGGCGGAAGACCTCATGCTACCACGTCCTCCCCCTCCATATGGAGATGTTGTTACTGCATCTACTCATACTTTGGCCTTTCCTTGTTCTTCGAGTGCCGATACACTATTGTGGTCATGCTACTTATGGTGTTCCTTGGTATGATCAACGCGTCTTGGCTTGTCTTCCTCATTCCTCATGGTGTATCCAGGGGCTTCCGTTTGTCAAGGGCGGTATTCTTGGCGACTTGTGGAGGCTTTGGAAACGTCTTGGGCCGCGTCGTCCAGGGACCAATCATCGACCGGGAGTGGATGACATCCCTAGAtctcaccatcatcttcactgCCATCAATGCCGTGGTGTTTCTCGTGGACCCCCTggtgtttaattttgttttactgtgCATCGCTGCGTTTGTCGGAGGAATAACCATCGGTGCAAGAACAACGCTGACAGTGGTGATTGCAAAGGAATTATTCCCACCAGACACATTCTCAACTGTCTACGGTTTACAGTGCCTGTTCTACAGTGTGGGGGAACCCCTTGGAGGTATCCTGGCCGGTAAGTACCTGAATAAAATTATCATTACAGAGGTTCGTTTAGTAACTCAATAGgtataacaaaatattttcatttaacaaaGTTCATATCTTTTATCCGGCTTTCTATGTCTGTTGGTCAAGTTGGTGACCGAGTTGACACTGTCCCATCTTTCATAATTATGGAGTAAATGAGTGGGAGTGGTTTTTATTTCTATCGTAACCCCTACTTTCTTTGAAGTATACATAAACAAGATCAGATTTTTTCGAATAGCAGAGGAGGTAAATGTTTAGCACATCGttagatttttcattttattttcctgaCTGTTTTAGTTTTTTTCCAGACACACCGTCAGCCCCATCTGTAAAGTGGCTCGTGTAGAGGTGTCATAACATTGCAAGGAAGTTCATGGATTTTGTTTTCTGTGGTTTGCTTTTTTAATGTTATACTtgtatccctttccttttcagGTTGGTTGGCCAATCGATTTAGCTTCAGTGTCTCTTTCATGGTGCTGGGTGGAGTGGAAGTCCTAACCTTTCTGGTGTTGATGCCAACACGATACTTAATCAATAGAAGTGCGACTTAAACTTCCATCAACCCTGATGATGCAAAAGCGGGTTGTATCTGCATCCTCTCCATTAATAGTTATAAACAATAAGCACTATTACCCGAGAGTGGGCATTCATCAATCGCTAAACTTGGAGAAAATATGCACTGCAGAAAAGACGAATGAGCATTACAAACGGGGCGTCCATTACCCTTActgtatagccccccccccccctttctctctttctctctcttctttatcGGTAGAAAATGAGCCACATTCGTATGAAAATCAATAGCCATGATCTTGTTATTTTGCGTGACCGTTTTGTTGGTCTGAAATACAATCTGTTTCAATGGTGGTTATCTAGTCATCtacattatattttattgtatcGCTGTGGAGAAATATGTTCcacaattaaaataatatcatCTTTTGACTTTAGGCCCTTATATGGAAGATTTACACTTTCTTGGCTTTAATTATGGAAGGAGCAGAAAGTAATTTTTGTTATCGTAATAGATCATTCAGTTGCGTGAGCTTTCTTGATGGGCCATTTGAAGTAGGAAGCTATTTGAAAAcgcaaaagaaagaaacaaggaaTAATTCTCCGGTAAAGTTTGACAGCCAAATGGGTCCATATATGTCAATTCAAAGGAAATATTAATTGGATAAATTGAGGATATTCAAATTTACGTGAATTTGTTTATTATGTCATTTATTGAGCTTTCTCTACCTTCTACATGTACTAGACGATGAATCACGTTTTGAACGACATATCCCTCGTAACTCAATAGGAATTTAAATTCCTAAAAAATTCGATCTATTCAACATACGATATTATTGAATTTTGTTGGTTTAcaaattgttttcaaaatcGCATGTGGTGAAAATCAGTTCTCGTTtcgtgattttcttttttaaactatCCGTTTACATTCCCATGCATATAAGCATTCAAAATAGTATACACTCTGACTCGTGAATTGTCAATAATTGTAAGAAACGATCATACCAAAAACTAAGAAATATCGGCATATTAGagctaataataatatatgtatatatatataaacccctcaaaaaagtttggaaatctgtgtttggcctttaatttctcccaactacCAATTGtgcacaatgcatatttgatattattcaaaagatcatttaattcactttaaaatgataccatgcttgttatgattataccatcacgaaaagagcagtattcaaaagtgttggatgaggtctgaattgaaaagctgcaaaacgagcagaaatagtcatgaagggtcaatacagaacatatgattcttttgtctttgtCAGTAGAGataaaaatccattcaaatcaagcccctgcttctgtagtgatggttctgtgagattaCATGATTTGAATCGTGTTTTGacatacccatgcatgtttgtttgtttgttatgtgtttgcttgtgtagagttgtgtttgattccatgttaatgttgatgttaaggtgcacgAAAACAATTAagagaaaccgctgagaaactctcatcaccactgaaaaaagaaaagtgactttcaatattgtgtcattttgcaacttttgaattttgaccttgccccacatttcaaggcaccgCACCTCCATGTGAGCGATAATCATGTCTTGTAGggtattattttaaagaaaattaaatgatctattcattgatattaattacacattgatatttactgaaACCGAGgaggaattatcgatcaaagtaaaaaaaaaaaaaaaacgctgagaaactcactcatcaccacggaaaaaagaacagtgactttcaatattgtgtcattttgcaacttgaattttgaccttgccccacatttcaaggcattgcacctccatgtgaaccataatcctatcatgtagggtatcattttaaagagaattaaatattCTATACATTgctattaattacacattgatagttactaaaaccgaggagggattatcgatcaaagtctgatttccaaactttttttgaggagtatatatatatattgctttTTTTACATTGATTCCATGATCATTACGAATTTGGACTctacaaatattttattatgcAAACTTCACTTGAAGGATGAATTATTCTTTATGAATGGGTAAGGGTAAAacgtgaaagaaaaataaagtctTTTCGAAAAGCCATTCTTGCATTTTAGTTTGTGTATTGGTTCTTTTGCTCACTTCAAGAGGGACTTTGTTCCTTTTGAACTCAGAGTTATTTTGCTTTTGTAGATTGTGAAGATGATGTTGCCGATGACGATGATGTACATacgaaattatatttttagccTCAAGACT encodes:
- the LOC129265967 gene encoding monocarboxylate transporter 1-like, translated to MRRMFVSVMALFFINFFEMGVLKSFSVLVDDLVIQLNTNLGTIGAIVGIYNGITYALAPFIAPFVNIMSVPLISVICAVGSMSLCLAYLASDVIQFGSVCLLSGICYSVVRLGGVILFYKNVRRNFSITFGIADTGNAIGMMTVPILTEFFLETYGWNGTILLLGGLLFQNSIFLLLMRERPLEPHDDDDDNSEMQETRVDSEAEDDVFDEDDDLLQRSLDGGRPHATTSSPSIWRCCYCIYSYFGLSLFFECRYTIVVMLLMVFLGMINASWLVFLIPHGVSRGFRLSRAVFLATCGGFGNVLGRVVQGPIIDREWMTSLDLTIIFTAINAVVFLVDPLVFNFVLLCIAAFVGGITIGARTTLTVVIAKELFPPDTFSTVYGLQCLFYSVGEPLGGILAGWLANRFSFSVSFMVLGGVEVLTFLVLMPTRYLINRSAT